A stretch of the Uranotaenia lowii strain MFRU-FL chromosome 3, ASM2978415v1, whole genome shotgun sequence genome encodes the following:
- the LOC129757150 gene encoding uncharacterized protein LOC129757150 codes for MSTERIQRVRFLSMTGPLNYRFVFRSPKLSYTDNVFASAFHRKVWLSTLVIILMAAAVEVTINSVERRMTLVRDRHLRKVTFSEALLSMISIVGQQEALVNTRSLSSRTLNMMMLISLMFLYICFSANIVGLIQSPSSRIRSLDSLLNSGMILAANDDRINRIFMTNQSDPTRNAIYTKILEENNFISISDGSERIRQGLFAFHGETSDIYRYMLDNYREEEKCNLQTLDFLPKLDGYFSMAKDSPYLEHVKVGLLKLRERGFQQRELIAHSNHRPPCIGDSVFVPVSMIDALFAIELMAWSVGLAVVVFGAELAEQRYGFFGSIRRWLKCSARDALFMRSRNVYDN; via the exons ATGTCTACTGAACGCATCCAACGCGTTCGTTTCCTTAGCATGACCGGCCCACTGAACTACAGATTTGTGTTTCGATCCCCGAAACTTTCCTATACAGACAACGTATTTGCCTCGGCGTTCCACCGAAAAGTTTGGCTCTCAACTTTGGTCATAATATTGATGGCTGCCGCTGTTGAAGTGACCATCAATAGTGTCGAGCGTCGAATGACCCTGGTCAGGGATCGTCATCTGCGAAAGGTTACGTTCAGTGAAGCTCTGCTCAGTATGATCAGCATCGTAGGTCAACAGGAAGCACTGGTCAATACGCGAAGTCTTTCATCCAGAACCCTCAACATGATGATGCTGATTAGTTTGATGTTCCTGTACATCTGCTTCTCGGCTAACATAGTGGGATTGATCCAATCACCCTCGAGCCGTATTCGAAGCCTGGATAGTTTGTTGAATTCCGGAATGATTTTGGCGGCTAACGATGATCGAATCAATAGAATTTTCATGACG AATCAATCTGACCCTACTCGAAACGCTATTTACACGAAAATTCTcgaagaaaataatttcatttcaatttcggATGGCTCGGAACGCATTCGACAGGGTTTGTTTGCCTTCCACGGGGAAACATCGGACATCTACAGGTACATGCTCGATAACTATCGAGAGGAGGAAAAATGCAACCTGCAAACGCTGGATTTTCTTCCCAAACTGGATGGATACTTCTCAATGGCCAAGGATTCACCATATCTGGAGCATGTTAAAGTTGG ATTGTTAAAGCTTCGTGAGCGTGGCTTTCAACAGCGGGAGCTGATAGCCCACTCGAATCATCGACCGCCGTGCATTGGTgatagcgtttttgtgccggtTTCTATGATCGATGCCCTCTTTGCTATCGAGCTGATGGCCTGGTCTGTTGGATTGGCCGTCGTGGTTTTTGGAGCTGAGCTGGCAGAGCAACGTTACGGGTTTTTTGGCTCAATTCGTCGTTGGCTGAAGTGCTCTGCGCGAGATGCATTATTTATGAGAAGTCGGAACGTCTACGATAATTAA